The genomic DNA TGTCCCCGGTGCTGTCACGGACGGCGGCATCAGCATCGACACCGGGGCCGCGACGACGGCATGATCCCCACCAGCTGACCCCGCACGGTGAGAACGATCTACACCACTACAGGGGACGTGACCCAGACCTGGCCCCCATCAACGCCACCTACAGCGAGGTGGACCGCTGGCTGAAGGCCAACGGCTCTGCTGCGGCTTCCCTGACGAGCAGCGTCGCCTACGCCCCCACCTTCAGTGACCAGTCCTTCCCCGCCGGCGTCGAGGAGGTGCGCAACCTGTGGACCAGCGGGGGAAGGGTCTCCTGGCTCGGGGGCCCAGCCGTGGCACCGCTGGAGACTTGGCCTCAGGCGGCCAGTGGCCTGCCCTTGGCGCACGTCATCACCATCTGCCTGGAAGACCTCCACGGCGTCTCAGAGGCGAAGGTCAAGGCCGGGTGGCCCCTGCACGACGAGGGCCTGCCCACCGCTGGCGCGCTGGAGGTCTTCCACGACCTGCGCACCTTCGGCCAGGAAGCTGATGATGCAGCCGCTGGGGCGTGGCTGGTGCGCTGGACTGCCGCGCCGGACCGCTCCCTGCTCATCCAGGGCCCCGATACGAGTGCCCTGGATGGCTACCCCTCTGCTGCGGTGTGCCAGGCGGGCACCTTCCTGCCCCCGTGGAACCTGCCTGCGGTCTTCGACTTCGCCCAAGCCACGGCGGGGGTCTTCGATGCGGCGCAGGACCTGCGCGAGGGGTACGGCCGCGCCTGGATGGTGCAGCGCCAGATCCCTTACCGGGGTGCGCCTTACAACACCACCCACGCCTACGGTCACGCCCAGCACGCCAGCCGTACCGCTGAGGAGGTGCTGTCGGTGGTGCTGCCGCTGGCAGACGGGGACCGGCACCGGCTACTGCTGGGCGTCGAGAGCTACACCCACCTGTCGGGGTGGTTCGGTGACCTGGGGAACCTGCAGGTGTGGATGCGGCAGAGCGACCTCGAGGGCTGCAACTTCGACGCCGCTTGGTGCATGGTCCGGACCGACTGACCGCGGACCGGTCAGGGCCGGTCGCTGACAGCGCGCCTACCTCGCACGTCGCGAAGAAAGGTGATCTCACAACACCGGAGCGGTGGAGGAGCGCTGCACCAGGCGGCACGGCAGCTCGACCGTCCCCTTCCGGCTCCGCCCGGCGATTGCCGCGGAGAGGTGCTCGGCCGCACGCCGGCCCAGCACCTCCAGCTGCATGTCGACCGTCGTGAGCGCTGGTCGCGACTCGCCGGCCATCGCCTCCCAGTTGTCGAAGCCGATGACCGCCACGTCCTCCGGCACGCGCAGGCCCTTCTCGTGGAGCACGTCGAGCACGCCGCGCGCGATCTGGTCGGACCCGGCGAAGATGGCGTCGACGCCGGGGTTGCGCTCGAGCAGCATCCGCGTCGCGCCCCGGCCCCAGCCCTCGGTCCAGCTGCCGAACCACACCTGGTCGCCGGCCAGCCCCAGACCCGCCTCCGCCAGCCGCTCCCGGGCGCCGCGCACCCGGTCGTGGGAGGCGCCATAGCCGGGGTCGCCGGTGATGTGCGCGATCCGGGTGCGGCCGGAGGTGATCAGGTGGTCTACCGCGAGGCGGCCACCGGCTTCGTTGTCGACTACGAGCGACAGGTCCTGCGGGTCCTCCGAGGGGGAGTAGGCGTACACGACCGGCACCGGCAGGTGCTGGCCCAGGGACGGCCGGGAGTCGGGTCGGGCCCCCACCACGATCAGCCCGTCGACCTGGCGCGAGAGCAGCGCGCGGATGTGGTGCTGCTCGCGGATCGCGTCACCTCGAGCGTCACAGAGGAAGACCGAGGTCTCGTGGACCCCCAGCGCGTCCTCGGCGCCCATGAGCACGGGTAGCGAGAACCGTCCCTCCAAGTCGGAGGTGAGCAGGCCGACGGTCCCGGTGCGCCCGGCGGACAGGCTGCGCGCGACCGCGTTGGGGGAGAAGGCGAGTTGGCGAGCCGCCTCCAGCACCCGCTCCCGGGTTGCGGCCTTGACATCTGGACGGCCGTTGATCGCTTTGGAGGCGGTGGCGGTGGAGACCCCTGCCAGGCGGGCGACGTCGCGCAGCGTCGCCGTGCGACCAGCGCTGGTCGGCGCGAACACCTCGGTCATGACGCTCATCTTGGTACCCCCGCCGTGACGGAGGTGCTTGACATCCCTTGCGCTGCCCCCCAGGATTCCGAAATCGGTTACGGACCGCTCGCCCCACTCGGGGTTGGTGACAGCGTGAGGCATGCTGAGCAGGCTACATGTTTGATCAACATTGCGAAACGCTCCGAAACCATGTTTCGAGTTGCAAAGGTCGCAACTCGGTTGGCATGAGCGCTCGAGGAGGAGCCCATGAGCTACAACTGGACCGGACGACTGCGCGGCACCCTGGCCGCGGTGGCGGCCACTGGCCTGGTGCTCGGACTGGCCGCCTGCGGTGGTGGAGGGGGCGCCAGCGCGTCGCAGTCGGCCACCGTCACCAGCCCCGAGGGCACCGACGACGGCGCGACCCTGACGCTGTGGACCCGGGCTCCCCTAGAGCTGCAGGCCAAGGCCCTGGTGGAGGCCTACAACTCCAGCCACGAGAACCAGGTCGAGCTGACCGTCGTCCCCAACGACGACTACGTCACCAAGGTCGGCGCCGCCGCTGGAAGCGGTGGCCTGCCCGACCTGTTCGCCGCCGACATCGTCTACACCCCGAACTGGACCTCCCAGGGCCTGTTCAAGGACATCACCACCAACATCGACGCCCTGCCCGAGGCCGACACCATCAACCAGGGCCACCTGAGCGCCGGCACCTACGAGGACGCCGAGTACGTGCTCCCGTTCGTGCTCGACCTCTCCGTGATGATGTGGAACAAGGACCTCTACCGCGAGGCGGGCCTGGACCCCGAGAAGGGCCCCACGACCGTCGAGGAGTTCAAGGAGCAGGCCCTCGCCGTGCAGGGGCTGAACAAGGCCGACACCTACGGCACCTACTTCGGCGGCAACTGCGGCGGCTGCAACGTCTTCACCTGGTTCCCGATGGTCTGGGCCAGCGGCGAGGACGTCATGAACGAGGACGGCACCGAGTCGCTGCTGAACAGCGACACCGCCCAGCAGGTCTACGCCACCTGGAACGAGCTCAACACCGCCGGCGCCATCGCACCCGGCGCCCAGGACGAGACCGGCGCCACCTGGACCGCCGGCTTCCAGAACGGCCAGGTCGGCGTCATGCCCTACCCGGCCACCCTGCTCTCCACCGTCTCCAAGACCGTCGACGTCGGCGTCGCCCCCATCCCCGGTGTCGACGGCGGCGGCTCGACCTTCATCGGCGGCGACGGCATCGGCATCTCCAAGGACTCCACCCAGTCCGACCAGGCCTGGAACTTCCTGTCCTGGCTGATGTCCGACGAGGCCCAGGTCGACGTCCTGGCCGCCAACGGCACCACGCCCTCCCGCTCGGACCTGGCCGACAACCAGTACAGCCAGGCTGACCCGCGCCTGGCGACCATCAACGAGATCGCCTCGGCGGCTGACAGCAAGACGCCGTACGCGCCGAACTTCCAGACCGCGTTCAACGCCGCGGGCAGCCCCTGGCTGACGCTCATCCGCGACCAGGTCTACGGCACCCCGGACGCCGCCAAGCTCGAGACGGACAACGACGCGATCACCGCAGCCCTCGCCGGCTGACCCACGCCCCCGAGGCCGGTGCGCGCGTTGCCCGCGCGCACCGGCCTAGGAGGCCCCGAGGCCTCCTAGCCCAGAGCCAGTGAGCGGTTTAGCCCGCGCCGCAGCTGACTCCGGGCTCGGGCCCCCACTCCTGGGGCGGGCGCACCTCCAGCGCCGCGCCCGCCCCAGGCTTCCACTGCACCGCACGCCCCGTACATCCGTAGCCAACCTCGACCCACAAGAGGGAGACCCCCGTGGCCACCAGCACCCCGGCGCCCCCGGAGGCACAGCCCGGGACCGCGTCGCCAACGCAGCGAAGGCGTCGAAACCGCGACCACCTCATCGGGTGGGCCTACGCCGCCCCCACCGCCGCCTTCGTCGCCGTCTTCTTCGTCCTCCCGACCCTGCTGGTCTTCCGCATGTCGGTCTCGGACTGGAGCCTGTTCGCCGGCGACCGCGGCCTGAACTTCCCCACCAACTTCACCGACGCCCTCGACGACCGGCTGTTCTGGCCCGCGGTGCGCTTCACCCTCACCTACACCGTCGTCACCACGGTGATCCTCATCGCACTGGCCCTGGGCCTGGCGATGCTGGTCCAGGAGTCCAGCCGCTGGACCTCGGTGCTGCGGACCTCCTTCCTGCTCCCCAGCGCCCTCGGCCTGGCCTCGGCCTCCCTGCTCTTCTACGCCCTGTACTCCCCGCAGGCCTCACCGATCCCCGGGCTGCTGCGCCTGCTGGGCTTCGACGTCGGGACCATCTCGTTCCTGGGCACGCCCACCTCGGCGCTGATCTCCACGGTGGTGCTCATCGTCTGGCGCTTCGCGGGCTTCTACATGCTGCTGCTGCTCGTGGGCCTGCAGGGCATCCCCGGTGAGGTCTACGAGGCCGCCCGCATGGACGGCGCCCGTCGCTGGCAGATCTTCTGGCAGATCACCGTGCCGCTGCTGAAGTCGTCGCTGGCCCTGTGCACGATCCTGTGCGTCACCGGGTCGCTGCTGGCCTTCGACCAGTTCTACATCCTCACCAAGGGCGGCCCCGACAACTCCACGGTCACCCTCGTCCAGCTGGTCTACAACACCGCCTTCGGCGGCCAGAACGACCTCGGACGCGCCGCCGCCCTCTCGATCGTGGTGCTCGCCGCGCTGCTGGTTATCAACGTCGTGCAGTTCCGCGGGCTCCGCGGCAAGGAGGACTGACCATGACCAGCCCCACCACTACCACGCCCACGGGCGCCCGACCGGACGTCCGGACCGCCGAGGCGGTCCTGCACGGAGACGGTCCTGCCCGCGGCCGCAGCGCCGGACGCAGCGCCGTCGCAGCGATGCCGCGCTACGTGCTCACCGGGGCGCTGGCCCTGCTCTTCCTGGCGCCGCTGCTGTGGGCCGGTGTCGCCTCGGTCAGCCCCCAGGGCGGTACCGCCCAGGTCGACGGCTGGGGCTTCGGCAACTACCAGACCCTGGCGAGCTACCAGGCCGGGATCTTGTCGTTCCTGTGGAACTCCACCTACGTCTCGGTGCTGACCGTCCTGTTCACCCTGGTGGTCTCCACCCTGGGCGGGTACGCCTTCGCGTGGTTCACCTTCCCCGGCAAGAACGCGCTGTTCCTGACGGTCCTGGCCATCCTGATGGTCCCCTACGCCACGCTGCTGCTGCCGCTGTACGTGCTGCTCAACCAGCTGGGCCTGCAGAACAGCCTGTTCGGCGTGGCCCTGGTGATGACCATGTTCCAGCTGCCCTTCGCCACCTTCATGATGCGCATCTCCTTCGAGGCGGTGCCGCGCGAGCTGGTGGAGTCGGCCATGGTCGACGGGTGCACCACCTTCGGTGCGCTGCGCCGCGTCCTGCTCCCCGCGGTCAAGCCGGGCCTGATCACGGTGGGGATGTTCGCCTTCCTCGCGGCGTGGAACGACTTCATCACCCCGCTGGTGCTCATCAGCGACACCGACAAGCAGCCCCTGCCGCTGGCTGTGGCCAGCCTGCGCAGCCAGGTGATGGGCGTCGTCGACTACGGCGCCACCGAGGCCGGTGTCGTCGTCCTCGCCCTGCCCTGCGTCCTGATCTTCCTGCTGCTCCAGCGCCACTACGTGGCCGGGTTCCTCTCTGGAGCCCTCAAGGGCTGACCCCCTCGACCCGTTCGGCGTCGATGACGCCGCCGATCCCTGCACCTTCAAGCCCCAGGAGCCAGCGATGACCTCCACACTGCCCGCCGCTACCGCGTCCGCGAGCAACGCCGCGGCCCCAGACAGCCCGCACCACGACCTGGCCACCACCACCGCAGACGGGATGAGCTCCGCACCGGCGAGTGTGCCGCTGCCGCTTCCCCAGGCCACCGTCGCCGACGGCTTCTGGGCCCCCCGCATCGAGGTCGTCCGCACCCGGACCATCCCCTTCCAGCGCGCCCAGCTCGAGCGCGTCGGTCACCTGCGCGCCCTGGCGGGCACCCCCCGCCCTGAGGACGGCGTCCCGCACGTCTTCTGGGACAGCGACGTCGCCAAGTGGATCGAGGCCGCCAGCTACAGCCTGGCCACGCACCCCGACCCGGTCCTGGAGGCCGACGTCGAGGAGGTGGTCGCCCTGCTGGCCGCCGCGCAGCAGCCCGACGGCTACCTGAACACCCACTTCACCAACGTCGCCCCCGAGCAGCGGTTCACCGACCTGCGTGACGCCCACGAGCTCTACTGCGCCGGCCACCTCATCGAGGCCGGCGTCGCCCACCACCGGGCCACCGGCAAGACCACCCTGCTCGACGTCGTCGTGCGCCTGGCCGACCACATCGGCGCCGTCTTCGGGCGCGGCCCAGGCCAGCTGCGCGGCTACGACGGCCACGAGGAGGTCGAGCTGGCCCTGGTCAAGCTCGCCGCCGCCACCGGCGACCGTCGCCACCTGGAGCTGGCCAGCTACTTCGTTGAGGAGCGCGGCCAGGAGCCGTTCTTCTTCGACCTCGAGGCCGATCGGCGCGGCACCACCGGCTGGTTCGGGGACCACTTCGCCGGCGAGAACCACCCCGGCCGCACCCGGCAGTACTGGCAGGCCCATGCCCCCGTGCGCGAGCAGCACGAGGCCGTGGGGCACTCGGTGCGCGCGATGTACCTGTACTCCGCCATGGCCGACCTCGCCCGCGACACCGACGACGCCTCCCTGCTGGAGGCCTGCCGCCGCCTGTGGGACCACCTGCTGTCTGCGCGCACGTACGTCACCGGCGGCATCGGCAGCACCGTGATCAACGAGGGCTTCACCCGCGACCACGACCTGCCCACCGAGACCGCCTACGCCGAGACCTGCGCCGGTATCGGACTGATGATGTGGGCCCAGCGCATGCTCGGCATCGACCGCCACCGCCGCTACGGCGACGCGATGGAGCTGGCCCTGCACAACGCGGTGCTGGCGGGCCTGTCGGCCGACGGTGAGCACTTCTTCTACGACAACGTCCTGGCCAGCCGCGGCGGCATCGAGCGCCACGAGTGGTTCCACGTCGCCTGCTGCCCCCCGAACATCGCCCGGCTACTGACCTCGCTGACCTCCTACGCCTACGCGCAGGGACAGGACGAGCTGGTGATCCACCTGGCGCTGGGGGGCACCGCCCGCTTCGAGACCTCCGGCGGCTGGGCCGGCGTGCGCATCACCACCGACGCCCCCTGGGGCGGGCGGACCGCGGTCCGCATAGAGGAGGCCGGGACGGCACCCTTCACCCTGTCGCTGCGCATTCCCGGCTGGACAGCCGGAGCTCGCCTCAGCCTGAACGGCGAGCCGCTCGACGACGGTCTGGTGGGCGCTGACGGCTACCTCTCGGTCACCCGCACCTGGCAGGTCGACGACGAGCTCGCGGTAGAGCTGGACGTGCGCGTGCGCCGCCTGTGGGCCGACCCCCGCGTGACCACCGAAGCCGGTCACGTCGCCGTGACGCGCGGGCCGTTCGTCTACGCCGCCGAGGAGGCCGACAACCCCGCACCCCTGGTCGACCTGCGCCTGGGCCGGCGCAGCGAGCCCGACCTGGTCGAGGTGCCAGGGCTGCCCGGTGTCATATCGCTGCAGCTGCGCGGGGAGCGCGTCGTGCGCGAGGGGTCCGGTCTGTACAGCGACCAGCCGCCCCACCGCATCCCCGCGGACCTGACGCTCGTCCCCTACTACGCCTGGGCCAACCGCGGAGCCGGAGAGATGCGCGTGTGGCTCGGTGACGCCGAGCGCTGAGCCCTTCCGCAGCGTCCTCCCCGCTGCTCGTGGCGCCTGGTTGCAGCCGGGCGCCACGAGCAGCACCCACAGCACTTGTTGAAGCAGGACATGGTGTGTCAGTTCGGCTGCGCACCGATGCCATGGACGGCTCACCACGTCGGCTCGCGCCCCTGCGATGACCGGCACCGCACCACCACCACCAGGAGCCGGTCGATGACGACCCACGACAGTTCCCCGCTCGCTCCCACCAGCCCCACCTCGATCTCGGCGGCCCCCTCGCGCCGCACCGTCCTGGCCGGGGTCCTGGCCATGACCGCCACCTCGGCGCTGGCTATGCAGGCGGCCCAGGTCGCCACAGCCCCCGCAGCGCGCGCCGCGGCGCGCCCCCTGACCTCGGGCACCTTCGACGTCGCCATCGACGACGTCACCGGCGGGGTGTACCGCCTCACCAATTCCAGGACGCCTACCGCACGAACTTCGTCCTGAACCCCACCAACCGCCCCAACTTCAACGTCAACGACTCCCGCTGGCTCGGGGACATGGTCTTCAGCGTCCGCAAGGCCGGAGAGGCCTCCCCGCGCCCTGCGGTGACGGGCCTGTCCGATGACATCCGCACCGTCACCTCCGACCCCTCCAGCGTCACCGTCACCTACGCCGGTAGCGCCGCCAACGCAGCAGGCATCCGCGACTTCCGCCTGACCCAGGTCTACAAGCTCGCCGGCACCAGCGGTGACCAGCTCAGCTGGACCTTCACCCTCACCAACACCTCCGGTGCCCAGCTGGAGGTCCTGGACGTAGGCTTCCCCCTGCCCATGAACAGCTGGTGGGCCAAGGACCAGAGCGCCATCTACGAGCAGAACGTCGGCCGGCACTCCTTCGTGGCAAAGGACGGGTCCTACCTCTACTGGCAGCGCCCCAACGGTGAAGCGCCCTACCTGGTGATGACCCCACAGGCCGGGACCTCCTTGGAGTTCAAGAACAAGGCCCGCTACAACGAAGGACCCTTCGCAGAGAACGACCCCGCGTGGGAGGGCCTGGTGGAGTACTACGTGCACTCCGCCAACGCCGTCGTCGCCCGCAAGGCTCAGGCAGCCCAGTACCTGCCCGCCACCTCCCTGACCCTGGCACCGGGGGAGTCCAAGACCTACGGCTTCACCTTCGCCTGGGCCGGCAGTTACCAGGGCCTGCGCGACGTGCTGTTCGCCGCCGGCGTCCCCGACGTCATCAGCCTGCCCGGCATGGTCGTGCCCA from Quadrisphaera setariae includes the following:
- a CDS encoding DUF1963 domain-containing protein, translating into MDRWLKANGSAAASLTSSVAYAPTFSDQSFPAGVEEVRNLWTSGGRVSWLGGPAVAPLETWPQAASGLPLAHVITICLEDLHGVSEAKVKAGWPLHDEGLPTAGALEVFHDLRTFGQEADDAAAGAWLVRWTAAPDRSLLIQGPDTSALDGYPSAAVCQAGTFLPPWNLPAVFDFAQATAGVFDAAQDLREGYGRAWMVQRQIPYRGAPYNTTHAYGHAQHASRTAEEVLSVVLPLADGDRHRLLLGVESYTHLSGWFGDLGNLQVWMRQSDLEGCNFDAAWCMVRTD
- a CDS encoding LacI family DNA-binding transcriptional regulator — encoded protein: MTEVFAPTSAGRTATLRDVARLAGVSTATASKAINGRPDVKAATRERVLEAARQLAFSPNAVARSLSAGRTGTVGLLTSDLEGRFSLPVLMGAEDALGVHETSVFLCDARGDAIREQHHIRALLSRQVDGLIVVGARPDSRPSLGQHLPVPVVYAYSPSEDPQDLSLVVDNEAGGRLAVDHLITSGRTRIAHITGDPGYGASHDRVRGARERLAEAGLGLAGDQVWFGSWTEGWGRGATRMLLERNPGVDAIFAGSDQIARGVLDVLHEKGLRVPEDVAVIGFDNWEAMAGESRPALTTVDMQLEVLGRRAAEHLSAAIAGRSRKGTVELPCRLVQRSSTAPVL
- a CDS encoding ABC transporter substrate-binding protein; protein product: MSYNWTGRLRGTLAAVAATGLVLGLAACGGGGGASASQSATVTSPEGTDDGATLTLWTRAPLELQAKALVEAYNSSHENQVELTVVPNDDYVTKVGAAAGSGGLPDLFAADIVYTPNWTSQGLFKDITTNIDALPEADTINQGHLSAGTYEDAEYVLPFVLDLSVMMWNKDLYREAGLDPEKGPTTVEEFKEQALAVQGLNKADTYGTYFGGNCGGCNVFTWFPMVWASGEDVMNEDGTESLLNSDTAQQVYATWNELNTAGAIAPGAQDETGATWTAGFQNGQVGVMPYPATLLSTVSKTVDVGVAPIPGVDGGGSTFIGGDGIGISKDSTQSDQAWNFLSWLMSDEAQVDVLAANGTTPSRSDLADNQYSQADPRLATINEIASAADSKTPYAPNFQTAFNAAGSPWLTLIRDQVYGTPDAAKLETDNDAITAALAG
- a CDS encoding carbohydrate ABC transporter permease; the encoded protein is MATSTPAPPEAQPGTASPTQRRRRNRDHLIGWAYAAPTAAFVAVFFVLPTLLVFRMSVSDWSLFAGDRGLNFPTNFTDALDDRLFWPAVRFTLTYTVVTTVILIALALGLAMLVQESSRWTSVLRTSFLLPSALGLASASLLFYALYSPQASPIPGLLRLLGFDVGTISFLGTPTSALISTVVLIVWRFAGFYMLLLLVGLQGIPGEVYEAARMDGARRWQIFWQITVPLLKSSLALCTILCVTGSLLAFDQFYILTKGGPDNSTVTLVQLVYNTAFGGQNDLGRAAALSIVVLAALLVINVVQFRGLRGKED
- a CDS encoding carbohydrate ABC transporter permease, which gives rise to MPRYVLTGALALLFLAPLLWAGVASVSPQGGTAQVDGWGFGNYQTLASYQAGILSFLWNSTYVSVLTVLFTLVVSTLGGYAFAWFTFPGKNALFLTVLAILMVPYATLLLPLYVLLNQLGLQNSLFGVALVMTMFQLPFATFMMRISFEAVPRELVESAMVDGCTTFGALRRVLLPAVKPGLITVGMFAFLAAWNDFITPLVLISDTDKQPLPLAVASLRSQVMGVVDYGATEAGVVVLALPCVLIFLLLQRHYVAGFLSGALKG
- a CDS encoding glycoside hydrolase family 127 protein, with translation MTSTLPAATASASNAAAPDSPHHDLATTTADGMSSAPASVPLPLPQATVADGFWAPRIEVVRTRTIPFQRAQLERVGHLRALAGTPRPEDGVPHVFWDSDVAKWIEAASYSLATHPDPVLEADVEEVVALLAAAQQPDGYLNTHFTNVAPEQRFTDLRDAHELYCAGHLIEAGVAHHRATGKTTLLDVVVRLADHIGAVFGRGPGQLRGYDGHEEVELALVKLAAATGDRRHLELASYFVEERGQEPFFFDLEADRRGTTGWFGDHFAGENHPGRTRQYWQAHAPVREQHEAVGHSVRAMYLYSAMADLARDTDDASLLEACRRLWDHLLSARTYVTGGIGSTVINEGFTRDHDLPTETAYAETCAGIGLMMWAQRMLGIDRHRRYGDAMELALHNAVLAGLSADGEHFFYDNVLASRGGIERHEWFHVACCPPNIARLLTSLTSYAYAQGQDELVIHLALGGTARFETSGGWAGVRITTDAPWGGRTAVRIEEAGTAPFTLSLRIPGWTAGARLSLNGEPLDDGLVGADGYLSVTRTWQVDDELAVELDVRVRRLWADPRVTTEAGHVAVTRGPFVYAAEEADNPAPLVDLRLGRRSEPDLVEVPGLPGVISLQLRGERVVREGSGLYSDQPPHRIPADLTLVPYYAWANRGAGEMRVWLGDAER